Within Campylobacter jejuni, the genomic segment GGTATGTAAACTGCATAATTTTGATTTGATTTATTTTTATGATGATGGAAAGCATTGCTTTAAAATTTTCTTTGGAGATAAAGAAAAATAATGGCAAAAGGCCTAGAAAAATTCAATGAACTTGTTGAAAGTTTTGCAAATTTACCTACCATAGGAAAAAAAACCGCCATAAGACTTGCTTATCACCTTTGCATAAATAATCAAATCGATGGTATGAAACTCGCACACAATATAGAAAATGCTATCCGCTTTATAAAACTTTGCGAACAATGCGGTGCTTTAAGCGAAAATGAGCTTTGCGAAATTTGTAGCGATGAAGAAAGAAATAAAAACATTTTATGTATAGTTGAAAGCCCAAAAGATATACTAACACTCGAAGAGAGTCAAAGTTATAATGGGCTATATTTTGTTTTAGATGAGTTAAATGAAGAAAAACTTGAAAAACTAAAGCAAATCATACTTAAGCTAAATATCTCTGAGCTCATTTTTGCATTGACACATAGCATTAATTCTGATGCAACTATCTTTTTTATAGAAGATAAATTTAAAGGCTTAAACCTAACTTTTAGTAAAATCGCTCAAGGAATTCCAAGTGGTGTAAATTTAGAAAATGTGGATTTAATTTCTTTAAATAAAGCTATGAATTTTAGAACAAAAATTTAGTAATTTTTATAAGAAATATCGGCTAATTCTTGCAAAGAAAAATCCGCAATCTTTTCATAAGTAAAACCTTCCTTGCTTAAAAAGTCAAGTAAAGTTTTTTCCATGATTTTAGCTCCTTGTATAAGCTCATCTGAGAGCTTAAAACTCATCGCTTCAATACGCTTTGGCACACAAGCTAAGATATGTGTTTTAGGCAAATCTCCTGCAAGTTCCATGTATTGTAAGGTTTGAAGCATTTCTATTTCATGGGCACTTCCACTCCAGCTAATTTTATTAGGCATAGCATCATAAGGAAAGAAAAATACATCTCCTATACTCGCACCTTGCGCTTCTATACAGTCTAAAACGATAAGTCTATCGTACCTAGCGATGATATAGCTAAGCTGCAAAGCCAAAGTTCCACCATCAACAAAATCTAAAGTAAATTCAGAATGAGTGAATTTGTAGTTTTTTTCAAGTTGTTTGCAAAGATGAACGCCTAAGCCTTCATCTGCAAACATGATATTGCCTATTCCAAGGACTAAGAATTTCAATGCTTTTCTTCTTTTACAAATTTATATCCGCTAATAATAGCATCCATAGCACCATCTTTACCTTTTACTGCGTTAAAAATCGCCATGTAAATATGTACTGGCACAAAAATCATAATCACCCACATCAAAATTCTATGATAAGTTCTTACATCGGCCAAACCGCCCATTGCAGCTTCAAGCGGTCTTAAAATATGATATAAAAGCCCACCTAAGCCCTCATGGTAAGTATGAGTATAAAGAATAAGCCCTGTAAGAATGATACCTAACATCACAAGATAAAAGAAAAAATAAGTTACAAATTGCAAAGGATTATAAACCCCTTTTAAATGCGGATGTTTTCCTAAGAAAATGTAAAATTTTACTTGTTCTATCCATAATTTGATATTAAAAATATCCCATACACTTCTGCGTTCTTTTGCGCTTACCTTATCGCAGAAAAACAAATATACTTTAAAAATAATACAAGCGATTAAAACAAAACCCACTGCTTGATGTACTAAGCGGTATTTTGCTTGCATAAAATTTACGGGTTCGCCGTTACTAATAGGACTTTGGAACACATAGGAAAGATAATACCCTGTGCCAATAAGAATCACTATAGCAATAGCTCTTACCCAGTGCGTTAAACGCAAACCTATGCTAAATTCATATTCAGCTTTTCTTTGCAATTTTTCTTCTTTGTTTTGCATGAAAGCCTCCTTATAAATTGACATTCACTTTATATTCACTTAGATTATTGCCCTTAGTATCCATTACATGCACCGCACAAGCAATACAGGGATCATAAGAGTGAATTTTTCTAATGATTTCAAGTGGTTGTTTTACATCAGCGATTTTAAGTCCTATCAAACATTGCTCATAACTTCCACCTACGCCATTTGCGTCTTTTGGACTTGCATTCCAAGTAGAAGGCACCACAGCTTGCCAGTTTTCAATGACGCCATTTTTAATTCTACACCAATGGCTTAATGTTCCGCGTGGCACATGCCCCATATAGCGTCCTTTGTATTCTTTAGAATTATCGATCACATAAGGAGCACAAGTACTCTGATCTACTTTTAAATTTTCAACTAAATTATTAAACGCTTTTAAAGCATTATTTGCAACGATTTTTGCTTCAATACAACGCGCAGCTGTTCTTCCAAGTGTGCTAAATACAGCATTTAAAGGAAGTCCTGTTTCTTTTAAGAACTCATCTACCACAGGAACAACATTTGGATTACCCTTAGCATAATTTACAACGATATTTGCTAAAGGTCCTACTTGCATAGGGTTTCCTTCATAGCGTGGAGCTTTAATCCAACTATATTTACCCTTAGTATCAAACACTTTAGAATGAACATTATTTCCATGATGATCTACGCTTTCTCCATCTACAAGTCCTGTATAATTTGGATTTGTTTTGCCATCATAAGGATGTAAAGGTTCATTGTCTGCATACCAAGAATGAGTTGCCTCTTCAGTAATCTTATCTTCTTCTACTTCATAAACCTTGCTTAAATCTCCATTTTTGATAATACCACTTTCAAAAAGCCATTCATCTCTTCCGATTTGAAATTCTTTAAAGGTGTAAAGATTATTTACCCCTATATCATTTAAAACACTTGCTTCATGTGCATAAGCTTTTCCTGCCATCACAAGATCAGGATAATACGCACGATTAACAAAGTCTTGTACTTCTTGGAATTTAACCATATATTCACCCATTCTTGCAGGATCAAGCAAATCCATAACGCAAGTTACACCACCAACGGTTAAGCTTTGTGGATGTGGGTTTTTAGCTCCAAAAATCGCCATACATTGAGCAATGATTCTTTGAATTCTTAAACATTCTAAATAGTGAGAAAGAACGATTAAATTTTGCTCAGGAGTTAAACGATAAGTTGGATGACCATAGTACGCATTAGCAAAAGGTCCTAAATTTCCTTTATCTACAAAAGTTTTAAGTCTTTGTTGCACTTCAAGAAGTTTATCTGCACCTGTTGCATAAGGATTTGGAGTGTATTTAAAAGCTTCATCGCTTGCTTTTTTAACATCAGCACTTAAAGCACTTACCACATCAGCCCAATCAAGCCCATGAAGTTGATAAAAATGCACAATATGATCGTGTAAAAATAAAGCTGCATTCATTAAAGTTCTTGTTAAAAGCGCATTTAAAGGCGGAGTAATACCTAAAGCATTTTCAACAGCAACTATACCTGCTTTATAATGTGAAAAAGTACAAACTCCACAAATTCTTTGCGTCATAAAACCCGCATCTCTTGGATCACGCCCTTTTACTATGGTTTCAATACCACGCCACAAAGTAGAGCCCGCATAAGCTTCTTTTACCACATTGTTATCATCAACAACAACTTCAACTCTTAAATGCCCTTCAATTCTTGTAATAGGATCTACGATTATTTTTTGACTCATTTTTATTCCTTATCTTTTTGCATGGAAGATATAACTGCGTGTGCTGCTATAGCAACGCCTGTGAGTGTAAGCACACCTATACCGATTTTATCTGAAACACTATCCGCACCCAAACCAAAAACAGTATCAAATTTACGACTAGCCATAGGCTCTTCAAAAGGTCCCATAGTATCCCAAAAATTAGGCTCAGAACAACCTATACAACCATGCCCTGCTTGAATAGGCCAAGAAGTGTGCTGGTTAAATCTCTCTCTTGAGCAGTTATTAAAAGTATAAGGTCCTTTACAACCTACTTTATAAAGACAAAAACCTTGTTTTGCTCCTTCATCTCCAAAAGCATGTACAAATTCACCCGCATCAAAATGTCCGCGTCTTTCACAAAGATCATGAATTCTTAAACCATAAGCCCATTTTGGTCTATTATACACATCAAGTGCTGGTAACTCACCAAATAATAAATAATGAAGTACATTACCCACTATATTTTTTTCACTTGGAGGACAGCCTGGAACATTGATCACAGTTTTACTTGTTACTTTGCTTAAAGGCTGTGCGTTGCTAGGATTTGGTCTTGCGGCTTGAATTCCTCCAAAGCTAGAACAGGTTCCTATAGCAAAAATTGCCAAAGCATTTTCACTTGCCATTTTTGAAAGCTCATAGCCTGTTTTTCCATGTGCACCTATGGTTAAAAAATGCTCTGTATCACCCATAGGGATACCACCTTCAACCATTAAAATGTATTTATTTTTATGCTTTTGAATGGCACTTTCTAAATTTTCTTCAGCTTGCCAACCTGCTGCAGCCATCACTGTTTCGTGATATTCTAAAGAAATATAATCAAAAATCAAACTATCAATCGTTGGAGTATCACTTCTTAACAAACTCTCGCTACAGCCTGTACACTCAGCCATATGAAGCCACACAACAGGAAGCCTATCAGCAAGCTCAGCAGCTTTTGCCACCATAGGAGTAAAACTCGCTGGCAAAGCCAAAAATGCAGTCATAGCACCTGCCCATTTCATAAAATCCCTTCTAGAAAAACCTGACTTTTCTAATGCTTTTGTAATACTATCATTGTCTTTCAAAGAAGGAAGCTTTTCAAGAGCCGATAAACGCGACTCTATTTGATGATAATCAATCATTATATTTCCTTTATAACATGAAATTTATTCTCTATAATAATAAAATAAAGAAAGTTAAAATAAAGTTAAAAACTTACTCTCATAAGCAAATATTAGTATCACTCTTAATTAAAGCTTAATCATAAACCTTTTTTGAGTTTGCGAATCAAAAATCTTGCAGGGTGAATAGCGTGGATGTATTTTTTTTCTAAACACAAGGGTTCATTATTTATCAATGCACACAAATACCTTGCCGCTAAAACACTTGTGCTAAAACCCCTTGATCCATGAGCAAAATTAAAATACAAATTACAAGACATTTTAGCTGGTTTTTGCTCCTTGTTTTTTGTCCATAATAAAGCTTTATATTCTTCTTTATAAAACACTTCATCATAGGCATTTCCAACTATCATAAAGCGATCACTCGAATAAGATCTAAAGCCTACCTTAGAACCTATGATTTCTAATTTTGTATTTTTATCTATAAATTCGGCTATATTTTCTATATTTTGTTTATCATCTTCTTCTTTTGATTCTAAACTTGCATTAAGCCTATCATAACTTGCTCCAATCACTTGCAAATCATCTTTTACAGGGCAAATATAAGCCTTAGAAGATAAAGCAAATGAGGTATCTAAAAAAGGTTTTAGATGTGTAACTTGACCTCTTACTTTGCTTAATTTCATCTCATCATAAAAAACAAAATCTTTTGTATCTGCACCCATAGCATAAATCAAAACCGCATAATCACTTTTAACAATATCATTTTTAAATTTTAAAGTAAAACACTCATTTTCAAATTTATAAGCTTGAAATTCATGATTAAAATATATACAAGCTTTACTTTTTTCAAAAAGATTTTTAACCAAATTTTTTGGAAAAATCACTCCACCCTCTTCTAAAAAAGCTTGATTTTTTGAAATTTTAAACAAAACATTTTCTCTTTGTGTGTCAAATCTTTCTTGCATCAAATCATTATGTGCAAACTCCACCACACCCTTAAATTCTAAATCTAAAATTTGTCTATAAAAACGGCTTGCTTCTATAAAAGAAAGCTCTGAAAACTCCCCTAAATTTACCTTAGGTTTTAAGATTAAAGAGCTTAAAATTCCACTTTCATTTCCACTTGCACCCTTGCCTAATTCTAAATATTTTTCAAAAACATCTATCTCAAAACCCCTTAAACTAAGCTCATAAGCTAAAACAGCACTTGATATACCCGCACCAATAATAGCTACTTTTTTATTTTTTAAAGATGAAAATGTTCTTGAAAAATACGCTTCTTTGTCTTTAAACTCAAGCTCATTTTCCAAATAAGCTTTAATCATTTCTCTTTTTCTAAAACCTTTGGTTTTTTCTACTCTAAAACCATATTTTTTTAAATTTTTTTGCAAAAAACTTGCCGAAGAAAAGGTGCAAATTTGTGTATTTTTTTTAGAAAGTCTTGCCACTTCAAAGATTAAATTTTCATCAAACATTTGCAAGTTTTTATTTGGAGAAAATCCATCTAAATACCAAACATCAGCTTTAAAATCCAATTCTTTTAAAACAGCTATATCTTCAAAAACAAGATCTAAAAAACAATCTTCAAAATAAAAACGATAAATTCCTTCTTTAGCCTTAGGATAAAATTTTAAAAATTGTTCTAAAAGCTCTTTAAACTCTTCATAAAATTCTAGTTTTTGATAAATTTCTCTTAATTGTTCTTTTTCGATATAAAAAGCTTCTACGCTAATATAAAAAAGTTTTTTAGGACGCTTAGAAGGGGTAGTTTCTAAAAAGCGTTTCAAAGTAAGAAAAAAATTTAAACCTATACCAAAACCACTCTCTGCGATAATAAAATTTTCTTGATTTTTCCATTCAAAAGAATGAGTGTAAACAAATTTGCTTTCATTTAAGCCATCTTTGGAATTAAAATAAAAATCATCAAAATCCAAAGAAAAAGGAGTATTATCCTTAAAAATTAGCTTAGCTTTTTTCATCGGTTGTTATAAAAATAACTCTCAACTCCATCGGCAATACCCTTAACCAATAAATCTTGAAAAGCTTTATTGGCGATTCTTTTGCCTTCATTTGGATGTGTAATATAGCCAATTTCAATCAAAATTGCAGGCATTTGCGCACCTACTAAAACCCAAAAAGGTGCTTCTCTTACACCGCCATCTACAATTTTATACTTTTTGCGTGTTTGAGTGAGTATATTTTTTTGTACATCAATGGCTAGTTTATTTGAAGCAACGATTTTTTCACGATTTAAGAAATTTAAAATACTTTGTTTTGAGAAATAATTAATCTCTTCAAAATCCCCTTGATTTTCTTTTTCTGCTGCCTTTTTACTTCTTTCACTTCTTGCAGGACTTAAAAAGAAAGTTTCCACGCCTTCGCTACTTTTGGCTTTTGTGGCATTTGGTGCTGCGTTAGCATGTATAGAAATAAACAAATCCGCTCTTTTATCATTGGCATATTTGGTTCTATCACGAAGATTGATAAATTTATCCGAACTTCTAGTATAAAGCACTTTATAACCGCGTTTTTTAAGTTCATTTCCAAGTTTTAAAGCCATACTTAAAACTATATCTTTTTCTTTTAAACTTCCTTTTTTATCACTTAAAGCACCACTATCTTTTCCACCATGCCCCGCATCGATAACCACAAGCTTTCCTAATTTGTAATTTGTATTTAAAGTTTTACTAGAACTTTGAGTTGCTTTTTTGTTTGCATTTTGATTTGTAGTTTGTATATAAAAACCTAAAGTGAGATTATTATTATCCAACTCCTTTAAAAGTTTAAATTCTTTAGGAGCACTCAAAACCACACGAACGGTTTTTGGATTGTATTGAGTAACTGTAATCACATTTTGTCCAAAAGTAAAGCTTTTTCTATTACCTTCTAACACACCCTTAAAACTTACAACATATCGGAATTTTTGATCTTTGGTATCAAATACTGCTATTTCTTTTTCATCTAAATCATCGCTTAAATTCAACACCACAGCATTAGAAATTTTATCCACATCTAAAACATATAAAGGTTCTTGATTTTCTTTTTCTTTATTGTTTTTTTTATCTTGTTTTTTTGTTTCTAAAACTTTGGTTTTAATTTCTGTTTTTTGATCTTGCTTTTTCTCTGAAATTTTACTAACTTGCTCAGTCTTTTTTTGGCTAGTGGTTTCTTTTGAAAAAATTATTTTTTCTTCTTTAAAAGATATATCAATAGGAATTTTTTCTTTAGCATAAACCACTATGCGTATGGTTTTGGGATTAAATTGTGAAATCACTAAACGATAGTCATCAAATTTAAACTCTTTTTTACCCCCTTCTAAAACCCCATCAAAATCACTAATAAAACGATAATTTCCTTTTTCGTCTAAAGCAAAACTTTTTAATTGATCCTTATCCAAATCTGCATTTAGTTTAAACTCTACACCTTGGTTTGTT encodes:
- the recR gene encoding recombination mediator RecR, which produces MAKGLEKFNELVESFANLPTIGKKTAIRLAYHLCINNQIDGMKLAHNIENAIRFIKLCEQCGALSENELCEICSDEERNKNILCIVESPKDILTLEESQSYNGLYFVLDELNEEKLEKLKQIILKLNISELIFALTHSINSDATIFFIEDKFKGLNLTFSKIAQGIPSGVNLENVDLISLNKAMNFRTKI
- the hydD gene encoding HyaD/HybD family hydrogenase maturation endopeptidase, with product MKFLVLGIGNIMFADEGLGVHLCKQLEKNYKFTHSEFTLDFVDGGTLALQLSYIIARYDRLIVLDCIEAQGASIGDVFFFPYDAMPNKISWSGSAHEIEMLQTLQYMELAGDLPKTHILACVPKRIEAMSFKLSDELIQGAKIMEKTLLDFLSKEGFTYEKIADFSLQELADISYKNY
- the cybH gene encoding Ni/Fe-hydrogenase, b-type cytochrome subunit, with protein sequence MQNKEEKLQRKAEYEFSIGLRLTHWVRAIAIVILIGTGYYLSYVFQSPISNGEPVNFMQAKYRLVHQAVGFVLIACIIFKVYLFFCDKVSAKERRSVWDIFNIKLWIEQVKFYIFLGKHPHLKGVYNPLQFVTYFFFYLVMLGIILTGLILYTHTYHEGLGGLLYHILRPLEAAMGGLADVRTYHRILMWVIMIFVPVHIYMAIFNAVKGKDGAMDAIISGYKFVKEEKH
- the hydB gene encoding nickel-dependent hydrogenase large subunit gives rise to the protein MSQKIIVDPITRIEGHLRVEVVVDDNNVVKEAYAGSTLWRGIETIVKGRDPRDAGFMTQRICGVCTFSHYKAGIVAVENALGITPPLNALLTRTLMNAALFLHDHIVHFYQLHGLDWADVVSALSADVKKASDEAFKYTPNPYATGADKLLEVQQRLKTFVDKGNLGPFANAYYGHPTYRLTPEQNLIVLSHYLECLRIQRIIAQCMAIFGAKNPHPQSLTVGGVTCVMDLLDPARMGEYMVKFQEVQDFVNRAYYPDLVMAGKAYAHEASVLNDIGVNNLYTFKEFQIGRDEWLFESGIIKNGDLSKVYEVEEDKITEEATHSWYADNEPLHPYDGKTNPNYTGLVDGESVDHHGNNVHSKVFDTKGKYSWIKAPRYEGNPMQVGPLANIVVNYAKGNPNVVPVVDEFLKETGLPLNAVFSTLGRTAARCIEAKIVANNALKAFNNLVENLKVDQSTCAPYVIDNSKEYKGRYMGHVPRGTLSHWCRIKNGVIENWQAVVPSTWNASPKDANGVGGSYEQCLIGLKIADVKQPLEIIRKIHSYDPCIACAVHVMDTKGNNLSEYKVNVNL
- the hydA gene encoding hydrogenase small subunit produces the protein MIDYHQIESRLSALEKLPSLKDNDSITKALEKSGFSRRDFMKWAGAMTAFLALPASFTPMVAKAAELADRLPVVWLHMAECTGCSESLLRSDTPTIDSLIFDYISLEYHETVMAAAGWQAEENLESAIQKHKNKYILMVEGGIPMGDTEHFLTIGAHGKTGYELSKMASENALAIFAIGTCSSFGGIQAARPNPSNAQPLSKVTSKTVINVPGCPPSEKNIVGNVLHYLLFGELPALDVYNRPKWAYGLRIHDLCERRGHFDAGEFVHAFGDEGAKQGFCLYKVGCKGPYTFNNCSRERFNQHTSWPIQAGHGCIGCSEPNFWDTMGPFEEPMASRKFDTVFGLGADSVSDKIGIGVLTLTGVAIAAHAVISSMQKDKE
- the mnmC gene encoding bifunctional tRNA (5-methylaminomethyl-2-thiouridine)(34)-methyltransferase MnmD/FAD-dependent 5-carboxymethylaminomethyl-2-thiouridine(34) oxidoreductase MnmC; this encodes MKKAKLIFKDNTPFSLDFDDFYFNSKDGLNESKFVYTHSFEWKNQENFIIAESGFGIGLNFFLTLKRFLETTPSKRPKKLFYISVEAFYIEKEQLREIYQKLEFYEEFKELLEQFLKFYPKAKEGIYRFYFEDCFLDLVFEDIAVLKELDFKADVWYLDGFSPNKNLQMFDENLIFEVARLSKKNTQICTFSSASFLQKNLKKYGFRVEKTKGFRKREMIKAYLENELEFKDKEAYFSRTFSSLKNKKVAIIGAGISSAVLAYELSLRGFEIDVFEKYLELGKGASGNESGILSSLILKPKVNLGEFSELSFIEASRFYRQILDLEFKGVVEFAHNDLMQERFDTQRENVLFKISKNQAFLEEGGVIFPKNLVKNLFEKSKACIYFNHEFQAYKFENECFTLKFKNDIVKSDYAVLIYAMGADTKDFVFYDEMKLSKVRGQVTHLKPFLDTSFALSSKAYICPVKDDLQVIGASYDRLNASLESKEEDDKQNIENIAEFIDKNTKLEIIGSKVGFRSYSSDRFMIVGNAYDEVFYKEEYKALLWTKNKEQKPAKMSCNLYFNFAHGSRGFSTSVLAARYLCALINNEPLCLEKKYIHAIHPARFLIRKLKKGL
- the amiA gene encoding N-acetylmuramoyl-L-alanine amidase → MAKIFVFLVFVFTTLFGVYENELANFDKNFIGSKSEVQVKFHHQLKSLYIQSVINEDEKTKIEILKRLIISSNTLNLDDKSYANELKESGISEASINALRKAVIKDIKVQNISQDTEKSTFEPIKTVQKNEKKSSNEQIKNTEKTNSKTSQAPKSSIVSKAKSDDKIYVLKSSKTNQGVEFKLNADLDKDQLKSFALDEKGNYRFISDFDGVLEGGKKEFKFDDYRLVISQFNPKTIRIVVYAKEKIPIDISFKEEKIIFSKETTSQKKTEQVSKISEKKQDQKTEIKTKVLETKKQDKKNNKEKENQEPLYVLDVDKISNAVVLNLSDDLDEKEIAVFDTKDQKFRYVVSFKGVLEGNRKSFTFGQNVITVTQYNPKTVRVVLSAPKEFKLLKELDNNNLTLGFYIQTTNQNANKKATQSSSKTLNTNYKLGKLVVIDAGHGGKDSGALSDKKGSLKEKDIVLSMALKLGNELKKRGYKVLYTRSSDKFINLRDRTKYANDKRADLFISIHANAAPNATKAKSSEGVETFFLSPARSERSKKAAEKENQGDFEEINYFSKQSILNFLNREKIVASNKLAIDVQKNILTQTRKKYKIVDGGVREAPFWVLVGAQMPAILIEIGYITHPNEGKRIANKAFQDLLVKGIADGVESYFYNNR